The following proteins come from a genomic window of Deltaproteobacteria bacterium:
- a CDS encoding electron transfer flavoprotein subunit alpha/FixB family protein — protein MAKNICTIAEQRNGELRKITYETVSEARRLADRTGGSVTTILLGGPGIGSKAAGLGAYGADAVIVAEDEALSKYTTDAYCQVIAALVKEKSPSILIMGASSEGKDLSSRLAAALDAGLAMDCTALDLDDNQNLVATRPMYAGKVFAETKFADGCLQMATTRPNVISVAEPDQSRSAAVEKTPVSLDAGSLKTELLDVMADTSGKADLTEAEIIVSGGRGMKDGENFRILEELADVLGATVGASRSAVDAGWRPHRDQVGQTGKVVTPNLYIACGISGSIQHLAGMASSKVIVAINKDPDAPIFQKADYGIVGDLFDYVPVLTEEFKKIKSE, from the coding sequence ATGGCTAAGAATATATGTACCATAGCGGAGCAACGGAACGGGGAATTGCGTAAAATCACATACGAAACCGTAAGTGAAGCCCGGAGGCTGGCCGACAGGACGGGTGGAAGCGTAACGACGATTTTGCTGGGCGGGCCCGGCATCGGTTCGAAAGCCGCCGGCCTCGGCGCGTATGGCGCCGATGCGGTGATCGTGGCTGAAGACGAGGCGCTCTCGAAATACACCACCGACGCGTATTGCCAGGTAATCGCCGCGCTGGTGAAAGAGAAAAGCCCCTCGATTCTGATCATGGGCGCTTCTTCCGAGGGCAAGGATCTTTCCTCGAGATTGGCGGCGGCCCTGGATGCCGGCCTGGCCATGGACTGCACGGCGCTCGATCTGGACGACAATCAGAATCTCGTGGCCACACGCCCCATGTATGCGGGCAAGGTGTTTGCAGAAACGAAATTCGCCGACGGCTGCCTCCAGATGGCGACAACTCGTCCCAATGTCATTTCCGTGGCCGAGCCGGACCAATCGCGTTCCGCCGCGGTGGAGAAAACCCCTGTAAGTTTGGATGCCGGAAGTCTGAAAACGGAACTCCTCGATGTAATGGCGGATACAAGCGGAAAAGCGGATCTGACCGAAGCGGAGATCATTGTTTCGGGCGGGCGCGGTATGAAGGACGGCGAAAACTTCCGCATTCTCGAAGAGCTGGCGGATGTGCTGGGCGCCACGGTAGGCGCTTCGCGATCGGCCGTGGACGCGGGCTGGCGGCCTCATCGCGATCAGGTCGGGCAGACCGGAAAAGTGGTCACGCCGAATCTGTATATTGCATGCGGTATTTCGGGATCGATTCAGCACCTGGCCGGCATGGCGTCGTCCAAAGTGATTGTCGCCATCAACAAGGACCCGGACGCCCCCATCTTCCAGAAAGCGGATTACGGTATCGTAGGGGACCTGTTTGACTACGTTCCCGTGCTCACGGAAGAGTTCAAGAAAATCAAGTCAGAGTAA
- a CDS encoding electron transfer flavoprotein subunit beta/FixA family protein: MDIIVCIKQVPDTETQIKIDSAGTDVVKDDIKWIMNPYDEFGVEEALRLKEKHGGSVTVVSVGPKRATEAIRTALAMGADKGMLLNDQAFENGDSFSAAKALAAAIKTLPHSVIFCGQRAIDDDNATAGAALAHYLGIPQVCVVTKVEVASDGASLTATRPVEGGNLLIRAQLPCVLTTQKGLNEPRYASLPGIMKAKKKPLEEKSAGDLGLDPSTVGAAGSKTRIRKLTPPPTRKAGQIVQGETVEEKSAKLVKLLHDEAKVV, encoded by the coding sequence GTGGACATTATAGTATGCATCAAACAGGTACCCGACACGGAGACACAGATTAAGATCGATTCCGCAGGCACGGACGTCGTGAAAGACGATATAAAGTGGATCATGAATCCTTACGACGAATTCGGCGTCGAGGAAGCATTGCGGCTGAAAGAAAAGCACGGCGGCTCCGTCACCGTGGTCAGCGTGGGACCTAAACGGGCCACGGAAGCCATCCGCACGGCGTTGGCCATGGGAGCCGACAAGGGAATGCTTCTGAATGACCAGGCGTTTGAAAACGGGGATTCTTTCAGTGCGGCGAAGGCCCTGGCCGCGGCTATCAAAACCCTTCCCCACAGCGTGATTTTTTGCGGTCAACGCGCCATAGACGATGATAACGCCACGGCTGGCGCGGCTCTGGCGCATTACCTGGGCATTCCTCAGGTTTGCGTGGTGACCAAAGTCGAGGTGGCCTCGGATGGGGCGTCGCTTACCGCTACCCGGCCCGTCGAAGGTGGCAATCTGTTGATTCGAGCCCAGCTTCCTTGTGTGCTGACGACCCAAAAAGGGTTGAACGAGCCTCGATACGCTTCTCTCCCTGGGATCATGAAGGCCAAGAAAAAACCTCTCGAGGAAAAATCAGCGGGCGACCTTGGACTGGATCCTTCCACCGTCGGCGCCGCCGGCAGCAAAACGCGCATTCGAAAGCTGACGCCGCCCCCGACGCGAAAAGCCGGACAAATTGTGCAAGGCGAAACCGTGGAGGAGAAATCCGCCAAGCTGGTCAAGCTCCTTCATGACGAGGCAAAAGTGGTCTAG
- a CDS encoding TetR/AcrR family transcriptional regulator, whose translation MKRNSDKYNRIIEAAVKVFARKGFYNAKVSEIAKEAKVADGTIYLYFQNKDDILISLFEVAMEKILRNMKGRLSQISDPIEKIELFAAVHLELVENSKELAEVIQVEIRQSSKFMKEYRNDKFIDYLNLIADIVREGQAKGVFRKDIVPGIAKRAFFGALDEMSRYWVLSTRRSYSPQVAAEQISRIFVSGLIPHPNHPSQGE comes from the coding sequence ATGAAACGTAATAGTGATAAGTATAACCGAATTATTGAGGCCGCTGTCAAGGTATTCGCCCGAAAGGGCTTTTACAATGCCAAAGTCTCCGAAATCGCCAAGGAGGCCAAAGTAGCCGACGGCACCATCTACCTCTACTTCCAGAATAAGGACGATATCCTGATCAGTCTTTTCGAAGTGGCGATGGAAAAGATTCTCAGGAACATGAAAGGCCGGTTGAGTCAGATCTCGGATCCCATCGAGAAAATCGAACTTTTTGCCGCCGTGCACCTGGAACTCGTCGAGAATTCCAAGGAGTTGGCCGAGGTGATCCAGGTGGAAATACGTCAGAGCAGCAAATTCATGAAGGAGTACAGGAACGATAAATTCATTGATTATTTGAACCTGATCGCGGATATTGTCCGGGAAGGACAAGCCAAGGGCGTGTTTCGTAAGGACATCGTGCCCGGAATCGCTAAAAGAGCCTTTTTCGGAGCGTTGGACGAAATGTCCAGGTACTGGGTCCTGTCCACCAGGCGGAGCTATTCCCCGCAGGTTGCGGCCGAGCAAATCAGCCGCATTTTTGTCAGCGGACTGATTCCGCATCCCAATCATCCGTCCCAGGGCGAGTGA
- a CDS encoding 50S ribosomal protein L11 methyltransferase, whose translation MNPWRVFSIQAPKEQEDALVALLFEYGLTGVEVIDEPGGRVLLKVYSNGNAPSTSPASDIQHILDRVARAFPECGKAGLSQSTLNDENWAENWKAYFRPFKATQRLTIRPSWEEYHEEPGEQVLVLDPGRAFGTGQHDTTALCLQSIEDAALVRDSSASPMSTMLDVGTGTGILAMAGALAGFTQVLAIDIDPDAVAIARKNISVNHLEDRVKVRRGGTDQVQGMFDLVTANLDFKTLQNTAPDLIRCTDPSGRLILSGLLREQGDEIVAFFKPLEVLRRRYGGEWVCLELGRR comes from the coding sequence ATGAATCCATGGCGCGTGTTCTCCATACAGGCCCCAAAAGAACAGGAGGACGCCCTCGTCGCGCTTCTCTTTGAATACGGCCTCACAGGCGTCGAAGTGATCGACGAGCCCGGCGGCCGGGTCTTGCTCAAAGTGTACTCCAATGGAAACGCGCCCTCCACGTCCCCGGCGTCGGACATCCAACACATCCTGGACCGCGTGGCCCGGGCCTTTCCCGAATGCGGCAAAGCCGGGTTATCCCAGTCCACACTGAACGACGAGAACTGGGCCGAAAACTGGAAAGCCTATTTTCGTCCCTTCAAAGCCACGCAGCGTCTGACCATTCGACCCTCTTGGGAGGAATACCACGAGGAACCCGGTGAACAGGTTCTGGTACTGGATCCCGGGCGCGCCTTCGGAACCGGGCAACACGACACGACCGCCCTGTGCCTCCAGTCCATCGAAGACGCCGCGCTTGTTCGGGACTCGTCCGCTTCGCCCATGTCCACCATGCTCGATGTGGGCACGGGCACCGGCATTCTGGCCATGGCCGGCGCTCTGGCGGGTTTCACTCAGGTGCTCGCTATCGATATCGATCCCGACGCCGTAGCCATCGCACGCAAAAACATATCCGTCAATCATTTAGAAGATCGCGTCAAGGTGCGGCGGGGAGGTACGGACCAAGTGCAAGGCATGTTCGACCTGGTGACGGCCAACCTGGATTTCAAAACGCTGCAGAACACCGCTCCGGATCTGATCCGATGCACCGATCCCTCCGGTCGATTGATTCTCTCCGGCCTTTTGAGGGAACAGGGCGATGAAATCGTGGCGTTTTTCAAACCCCTCGAGGTTCTGCGACGCCGTTATGGTGGGGAATGGGTTTGCCTCGAACTCGGCCGCCGTTAA
- a CDS encoding 16S rRNA (uracil(1498)-N(3))-methyltransferase encodes MPRTRPPLRRFFAPPDRIQSGWATLEGSEAHHLRVTLRIKSGTEILILDGEGGAYEGLVEETGKDRIRVRLIGRRRVDTESQLDLGLALAMIRNEKMKWILQKATELGVSEIKPFYTPRSVVLSGKDGSHWLERSQRILIEALKQCGRVRLPRLSPPVDFNTFLSEVSATHHGILLWEKPCTPFKEVLEAVSPESRIMLVVGPEGGFDTEEVAAAARMGFATAHLGSRVLRAETAALSAMAIVQYRFGDLGNPLRGPGSASSNLRRDHYEVS; translated from the coding sequence TTGCCTCGAACTCGGCCGCCGTTAAGACGCTTTTTCGCCCCTCCGGATCGGATTCAGAGTGGATGGGCGACGCTGGAGGGATCCGAAGCGCATCATCTGCGAGTGACGTTGCGCATTAAATCCGGAACGGAAATCCTGATTTTGGACGGGGAGGGCGGGGCGTACGAAGGACTGGTCGAGGAAACGGGGAAGGATCGAATCCGGGTCCGTCTCATCGGTCGCCGGCGCGTGGATACGGAATCGCAACTGGACCTTGGCCTTGCCTTGGCCATGATCCGAAACGAAAAGATGAAATGGATTCTTCAAAAGGCCACGGAACTGGGCGTTTCCGAGATAAAGCCCTTCTACACGCCCCGATCCGTTGTCTTATCGGGAAAGGACGGCAGCCATTGGCTGGAGCGAAGTCAGCGCATTCTCATCGAAGCCCTCAAACAATGCGGCCGAGTGAGGCTTCCCCGCCTGTCGCCTCCCGTGGATTTCAATACCTTCCTGTCGGAGGTTTCGGCCACGCACCATGGCATCCTTCTCTGGGAAAAACCTTGCACACCTTTCAAGGAGGTCCTCGAGGCCGTGTCGCCCGAATCCCGGATCATGCTCGTCGTCGGCCCTGAGGGGGGGTTCGACACGGAAGAAGTTGCCGCGGCCGCTCGAATGGGTTTCGCCACGGCCCACCTGGGTTCGAGGGTGCTCAGAGCGGAAACGGCCGCCCTTTCCGCCATGGCGATTGTTCAGTATCGGTTCGGAGACCTTGGCAACCCGCTTCGCGGCCCTGGAAGCGCTTCATCCAATCTGAGGAGGGACCATTATGAAGTGTCCTAA
- a CDS encoding SUMF1/EgtB/PvdO family nonheme iron enzyme yields the protein MSPDGKSMLDKWVLGFVSVIVLFLLCGGQGLGSQNARGIGVVLKTGSGAEAKVESIPLYDRMTAVIIGIDEYGNLGREYHLKYAVRDAKGVAETLRKYYPFEEIIELYNGQATRANILKILQGDLSSSGSDDAVLIYFACHGITRSTAQGDLGYLVPFDGSVKMDEMYKNISMQQMKSDISPLIPAKHVLFIADTCFGGLLLATRFSGLEPEHRTAYLREITREPVRQILTAGGKDQQVLDGGIGGHSVFTGRLIAALEGVQDFISARELGFKLQMEVYGDAAARGHAQKPLVGEIYGTGDFVFVPDSAKRDAREKGVVERLEAELAELERLRKSAEEQEEEARLRELERETLEKEAAVKLARLRQEAAGREAERRASMEEEARRSAAELEVREKERLERLAYLEAKAEQLRREVEKPHQVIGLAECVKEIHGINETIVLLEKDFAQERREQQERIQEEYRAKTERIAGQQVDPWDKMFETEAEYRKRLEAHQNREKGLTQERASKELEVNDRLEKDLEAQKEPLREQVRKLTERRFDVSPSRVEFQLLAYVPEQGHFELQVNLKDTGISSPDGKEWLTLSGTLPVADRSRARQFYRHPDLLVASVTLRVSEAGHIVLDRLVFLGPEKEQYETAGMDVGWIEPVTAMKFAWVPGGCYEMGCGSWTSDCDGDEQPVHEVCLDGFWMGRYEVTQGQWKKIMGSNPSYFKKDDHYPVDQVSWNDAEEFIEKLNARSSGGQYRLPTEAEWEYACRSGGKADKYSGGSDVERVAWYTSNSGNSTHPVGTKASNGLGIHDMSGNVWEWCEDWYSQHAYSKHRRDNPIFTTGGSSRVIHGGSWDNIPGSIRCADRDFYTPGIRYRYLGFRLVREP from the coding sequence ATGAGTCCTGACGGCAAAAGCATGCTCGATAAATGGGTTCTCGGCTTCGTCTCGGTCATTGTGTTGTTTCTGTTGTGCGGCGGGCAAGGTCTTGGCTCACAAAACGCCAGGGGAATCGGAGTGGTGCTTAAGACCGGTTCCGGAGCGGAAGCCAAGGTGGAGAGCATTCCCCTTTATGACCGAATGACCGCCGTGATTATCGGGATCGATGAGTATGGGAACTTGGGGCGTGAATACCACCTCAAGTACGCGGTCAGGGACGCAAAAGGGGTGGCGGAAACCCTGCGCAAGTACTATCCCTTCGAAGAAATCATCGAGCTTTACAACGGGCAGGCCACCCGAGCCAATATTTTGAAGATCCTGCAGGGAGACCTATCCTCCAGCGGTTCGGATGATGCCGTGCTCATCTATTTCGCCTGTCATGGGATTACCCGGTCGACTGCCCAGGGGGACTTGGGATACCTGGTGCCCTTTGACGGTTCCGTGAAAATGGATGAAATGTACAAGAACATCTCCATGCAGCAGATGAAGTCGGACATATCTCCGCTGATTCCGGCCAAGCACGTCCTGTTTATAGCGGACACCTGTTTTGGAGGCCTGCTGCTCGCCACCCGTTTTTCAGGTTTGGAGCCGGAGCACCGGACGGCCTACCTGCGGGAAATCACGCGCGAACCCGTTCGTCAGATCCTTACCGCGGGTGGAAAAGATCAGCAGGTCCTTGACGGGGGAATTGGAGGCCATTCCGTTTTCACGGGTCGGCTTATCGCCGCCCTGGAGGGTGTGCAGGACTTCATTTCCGCTCGCGAGCTGGGATTCAAACTGCAGATGGAGGTCTATGGCGACGCCGCGGCAAGGGGCCACGCGCAGAAGCCCCTGGTTGGAGAGATTTACGGGACCGGAGATTTCGTGTTCGTGCCGGACTCGGCCAAACGGGATGCGAGGGAAAAGGGCGTTGTGGAACGGCTGGAAGCCGAGCTGGCCGAATTGGAGCGACTCAGGAAATCGGCGGAGGAGCAGGAGGAAGAGGCCCGGCTCCGGGAATTGGAACGGGAGACACTCGAAAAAGAGGCGGCCGTCAAGTTGGCCCGGCTGCGGCAGGAGGCGGCCGGCAGGGAGGCGGAGCGCCGGGCGAGCATGGAGGAAGAAGCCCGGCGAAGCGCGGCCGAACTGGAAGTCCGGGAGAAGGAACGCCTGGAACGCCTCGCCTACCTCGAGGCCAAGGCGGAACAACTCCGGCGGGAAGTCGAGAAGCCCCACCAGGTTATCGGATTGGCCGAATGCGTAAAGGAAATCCACGGGATCAACGAGACCATCGTGCTGCTTGAAAAGGACTTCGCGCAAGAGCGGAGGGAACAGCAGGAACGAATTCAGGAGGAGTATCGTGCGAAGACCGAACGCATCGCGGGTCAACAGGTGGACCCTTGGGACAAGATGTTCGAGACCGAGGCGGAGTACAGGAAGCGTTTGGAAGCGCATCAAAACAGGGAGAAGGGACTGACACAGGAACGGGCTTCCAAGGAACTCGAAGTGAACGATCGGTTGGAAAAAGACCTGGAAGCCCAGAAAGAGCCTCTGCGTGAGCAGGTCCGGAAACTCACGGAACGTCGCTTCGACGTGTCCCCTTCCCGGGTGGAGTTCCAACTGCTTGCGTACGTGCCCGAGCAAGGCCATTTTGAGCTCCAGGTGAATTTGAAAGACACCGGGATTTCCTCGCCGGACGGAAAGGAATGGTTGACGTTATCCGGTACGCTCCCCGTTGCGGACCGGAGTCGCGCCAGACAATTTTACCGGCATCCGGACCTCCTGGTTGCCTCCGTGACCCTGCGCGTTTCGGAGGCGGGTCATATCGTTTTGGACCGCCTTGTTTTTCTGGGACCGGAAAAAGAACAGTACGAAACGGCGGGCATGGACGTCGGGTGGATCGAGCCCGTCACGGCCATGAAGTTCGCGTGGGTCCCCGGCGGATGCTACGAAATGGGTTGCGGGAGCTGGACAAGCGATTGTGACGGTGATGAGCAGCCAGTGCACGAGGTGTGTTTAGACGGGTTCTGGATGGGAAGGTACGAGGTGACGCAAGGCCAATGGAAAAAGATCATGGGAAGCAACCCTTCGTATTTCAAGAAAGACGACCACTATCCGGTTGACCAAGTCTCCTGGAACGACGCCGAGGAGTTCATCGAAAAGCTGAATGCCCGGTCTTCGGGCGGTCAATACCGCCTGCCCACGGAAGCCGAGTGGGAATATGCGTGCCGGAGCGGCGGTAAGGCGGACAAATACTCCGGCGGGAGCGACGTGGAACGCGTGGCGTGGTACACATCGAACAGCGGTAATTCAACCCACCCTGTGGGTACAAAGGCTTCCAACGGTCTCGGGATCCACGACATGAGCGGCAACGTGTGGGAATGGTGCGAAGACTGGTATTCGCAGCATGCGTATTCTAAACATCGGCGCGACAATCCTATATTTACGACAGGCGGCTCCAGCCGCGTGATCCACGGCGGCAGTTGGGACAATATCCCGGGGAGCATTCGGTGCGCCGATCGGGACTTCTACACGCCGGGCATCAGGTACCGCTACCTCGGGTTCCGCCTTGTGCGCGAGCCTTAG
- a CDS encoding transposase, with translation MGWHSRGYVPHFDCFGVMQSITFRLADSLPQEKLRRLEKELADRPETERDAVRRRTIEAWLDAGMGCCALGRPQLAALMQETLLKFDGDRYRLLAWCVMPNHVHVLIEPSARLSKVVQSWKSFTGRWALAHNAELGLGVPGKGLWMRDYWDRYIRDEQHMNAVAAYIHSNPVAARLCRSAEEWPWSSAGFGESPPNKA, from the coding sequence ATGGGATGGCATAGCCGTGGGTATGTGCCGCATTTCGATTGCTTTGGAGTGATGCAATCGATCACGTTTCGTTTGGCCGACTCGCTGCCGCAGGAAAAACTGCGCCGGTTGGAAAAGGAGCTTGCAGACAGGCCGGAGACGGAGCGCGATGCAGTAAGGCGACGCACCATAGAAGCATGGCTTGACGCGGGTATGGGGTGTTGCGCGTTGGGGCGTCCGCAGCTGGCTGCGTTGATGCAGGAGACTCTGTTGAAGTTCGACGGGGATCGTTACCGGCTCCTGGCATGGTGTGTGATGCCCAATCACGTGCATGTGCTGATCGAGCCCTCAGCGCGCTTGTCGAAAGTTGTTCAGTCATGGAAGTCGTTTACGGGTCGCTGGGCCCTGGCGCACAATGCCGAGCTGGGGCTCGGCGTTCCCGGGAAAGGGCTGTGGATGCGGGATTACTGGGATCGGTACATCCGCGACGAGCAGCACATGAACGCCGTGGCGGCCTACATCCATAGCAATCCGGTGGCGGCTCGGCTTTGCCGGTCTGCGGAGGAGTGGCCGTGGTCCAGCGCGGGGTTTGGTGAATCGCCGCCAAACAAGGCATGA
- a CDS encoding type II toxin-antitoxin system HicB family antitoxin yields MQNYIALIHKDEDSDFGVSFPDFPGCSTAGTTMDEARKFAYEALALRIQGMLQRGEAIPRPSRLEEVLDVPEFSDALAFFVVRVSLSVEKPKKKTARVCISVPQDILDKIDAYAKRRDMSRSAFLVSAAEKAMEEKSEGK; encoded by the coding sequence ATGCAGAACTACATTGCCCTGATCCACAAAGACGAGGATAGCGATTTCGGGGTGTCGTTTCCGGACTTTCCCGGTTGTTCCACGGCAGGAACCACGATGGACGAGGCCAGGAAGTTCGCCTATGAAGCTTTAGCCCTGCGGATCCAGGGCATGCTTCAACGAGGAGAGGCCATCCCTCGGCCCTCGCGTCTTGAAGAGGTCCTCGACGTTCCGGAATTCTCGGACGCGTTGGCCTTCTTCGTTGTAAGGGTGTCGCTGTCCGTGGAAAAGCCGAAAAAGAAAACGGCCCGTGTCTGTATTTCGGTTCCACAGGACATTCTGGACAAGATAGACGCTTACGCCAAACGCCGGGATATGTCTCGATCGGCTTTTCTGGTGAGCGCCGCCGAAAAAGCCATGGAGGAGAAGTCAGAAGGAAAATGA
- a CDS encoding 2-hydroxyacyl-CoA dehydratase, with protein MSAQGPKTAPSKKSIQTAREVWPYVKEDYTAAHEAKAQGKPVVWSCAVVPKELYWAMGVTPVFPEHFGVISGMMRRGGSRDESVDKESVRFSRLAESAGFANYLCGYARASIGHVLSGDLSDAPLGGLPKPDLIVSSSFVCDLRGKWLRYLAQKLEVPFFLLDVPERGSDIPLDTPGLRSALLPFFNRIKRGERNIFFSPPADHETAYTEAQFRALARFIEDVTGNKFDQDRLNEALDLSYRTNEVRMEILELRKAVPAPMGVADGLATMYPGMYTSGTQRAYDFYVRVRDELKERVAKGLGIIPDEKFRLLWFGLAPWFNMSLFNYFEKYGGVFVYEPIYNSTPFPPRTPEKPFRELAVRTLQHVGGGIGPGMVGQAVSTLVNAAHEYRCTGAVLFYLITCRPVVFPTTEIARVLQEDLGIPSVPIECDLIDERTYSEAQTLARFDAFAEQLLKSAA; from the coding sequence ATGTCAGCACAGGGACCGAAGACAGCTCCCAGTAAGAAGTCGATTCAGACGGCCCGGGAAGTATGGCCTTATGTAAAAGAAGATTATACGGCGGCCCACGAGGCCAAGGCGCAAGGAAAGCCCGTTGTGTGGTCTTGCGCCGTAGTGCCTAAGGAGTTGTACTGGGCCATGGGCGTAACCCCCGTGTTTCCCGAGCATTTTGGTGTGATTTCGGGCATGATGCGCCGGGGGGGATCGCGGGACGAAAGCGTGGACAAGGAATCCGTGCGCTTTTCCCGACTGGCGGAATCCGCGGGCTTCGCCAACTACCTCTGCGGGTACGCGCGGGCGAGTATCGGGCACGTGCTGTCTGGCGACCTGTCCGACGCGCCGTTGGGGGGCCTTCCCAAACCGGACCTCATCGTTTCCAGCAGTTTCGTGTGCGACCTCAGAGGCAAATGGTTGCGTTACCTGGCCCAAAAGCTCGAGGTCCCCTTTTTCCTTCTGGACGTTCCGGAACGGGGAAGCGACATTCCTCTGGATACCCCGGGGCTGCGATCCGCCCTTCTGCCCTTCTTCAATCGCATCAAACGCGGGGAACGGAATATCTTCTTTTCTCCGCCGGCGGATCACGAAACCGCCTACACCGAGGCCCAGTTCAGGGCCTTGGCCCGGTTCATCGAGGACGTGACCGGGAACAAATTCGACCAGGACCGTCTCAACGAGGCCCTCGATCTTTCGTATCGAACCAATGAAGTCCGCATGGAGATATTGGAGCTTCGCAAGGCCGTACCCGCGCCCATGGGCGTGGCCGACGGTCTCGCCACCATGTATCCGGGCATGTATACGTCGGGGACGCAACGCGCCTACGACTTCTACGTACGCGTCAGGGACGAACTGAAAGAGCGCGTGGCCAAGGGGCTTGGTATTATTCCGGACGAGAAGTTCCGGCTGTTGTGGTTCGGACTGGCGCCCTGGTTCAACATGTCCCTTTTCAACTATTTCGAGAAGTACGGCGGCGTGTTTGTATACGAGCCTATCTACAACTCGACCCCCTTCCCGCCCCGTACGCCTGAAAAGCCCTTCCGGGAGCTGGCCGTTCGCACGCTGCAGCACGTGGGAGGCGGCATCGGGCCGGGCATGGTCGGCCAGGCGGTGTCCACCCTGGTCAACGCGGCCCACGAATATCGGTGCACCGGCGCGGTCCTGTTCTATCTGATCACCTGCCGTCCCGTGGTGTTCCCCACGACCGAGATCGCCCGCGTGCTGCAGGAAGACCTGGGCATCCCTTCCGTGCCCATCGAGTGCGACCTGATCGACGAACGCACCTACTCGGAAGCCCAGACATTGGCGCGTTTCGACGCCTTCGCGGAACAACTCCTGAAAAGCGCGGCCTAG
- a CDS encoding tetratricopeptide repeat protein, which yields MSDASDYSVANLVLKNLKESRQLHQQDRLIPSLYALTQGLKLRLGHEFRPETKETLDQQVHKAALEITKSDKFHQRFGPVSVKLGENQVLYDFLNSILSVEMEEYGAQREDCLAKAQKLLNQRKFDEARDIMNALLMALPDDVGLRLDVGNRYLNKELYEDAEMVFREAQAMDPKSIIIINRLGIAFRKMGRYDEAITEYRKALKISPRDPNLYYNLALVFYVKKDYANTLQGVERSLKLKPDFEEAIALKSNVQNKLGSASYKT from the coding sequence ATGTCCGATGCCAGCGACTACTCGGTTGCCAACCTGGTTCTAAAAAACCTGAAAGAATCCAGACAGCTTCACCAACAAGATCGTCTTATTCCATCCCTGTACGCCTTGACCCAGGGATTGAAACTGCGACTTGGCCACGAGTTTCGTCCCGAAACCAAAGAGACGCTGGATCAACAGGTGCACAAAGCCGCATTGGAGATCACCAAGTCGGACAAGTTCCATCAACGGTTCGGCCCCGTATCCGTAAAACTAGGTGAAAACCAGGTCTTGTACGATTTCCTGAACTCGATACTATCCGTCGAGATGGAGGAATACGGGGCGCAGCGCGAAGACTGTCTGGCGAAGGCTCAAAAGCTGCTGAATCAGAGGAAGTTCGATGAGGCCAGGGACATCATGAACGCCCTGCTGATGGCGCTTCCCGACGACGTTGGTCTTCGCCTGGACGTAGGCAACAGATATTTGAACAAAGAGCTTTATGAAGACGCGGAAATGGTGTTTCGGGAAGCTCAGGCCATGGATCCCAAGTCGATTATCATCATCAACCGTCTCGGCATCGCCTTTCGGAAGATGGGCAGATACGACGAAGCCATTACCGAGTACAGGAAAGCGCTCAAGATCTCACCCAGAGATCCGAATCTGTATTACAATCTGGCGCTGGTGTTCTATGTAAAGAAAGATTACGCCAACACCCTCCAGGGCGTGGAACGTTCCCTAAAGCTCAAGCCCGATTTCGAGGAGGCGATCGCATTGAAGAGCAATGTGCAAAACAAACTGGGATCCGCATCCTATAAAACGTGA
- a CDS encoding 4Fe-4S dicluster domain-containing protein: MQKGFYFDQTRCTGCSACRVACKDWHDVPAGPENWMRVLYTEKGTFPNVFVSYLAAPCYHCESPVCADACPVGAISKNGADGIVLVDSEMCLGNIECDVKCLKACPYDAPQFGPEKGAKMRKCTFCDDRWAEGKLPVCVESCPTRALDAGPLDELMAKYGDVRNAVDFTWSKRTQPAVVFKAKRYEPLR, translated from the coding sequence ATGCAGAAAGGGTTTTATTTCGATCAGACGCGATGCACCGGCTGCAGCGCCTGCCGGGTGGCCTGCAAAGACTGGCACGACGTTCCCGCGGGTCCGGAAAACTGGATGCGCGTCTTGTATACGGAAAAAGGGACATTTCCGAACGTGTTTGTCAGTTATCTGGCGGCTCCCTGCTATCATTGCGAGAGCCCTGTATGCGCCGATGCGTGCCCGGTGGGCGCGATCTCCAAAAACGGTGCGGACGGGATCGTGCTGGTGGACTCCGAAATGTGTCTGGGGAATATCGAGTGCGATGTCAAATGCTTGAAAGCCTGCCCCTACGATGCGCCTCAGTTTGGGCCTGAAAAAGGCGCCAAAATGCGGAAGTGCACGTTCTGCGATGACCGATGGGCGGAAGGCAAGTTGCCCGTGTGCGTCGAGTCGTGTCCGACCCGGGCCCTCGATGCCGGTCCTCTGGACGAGCTGATGGCCAAGTACGGCGACGTACGAAATGCCGTGGACTTCACCTGGTCTAAGAGAACGCAACCGGCGGTGGTTTTCAAGGCGAAACGGTACGAGCCGCTGCGCTAG